A stretch of Corallococcus macrosporus DNA encodes these proteins:
- a CDS encoding hybrid sensor histidine kinase/response regulator, which yields MSVPPSDTEQALRAEVERLRLRLRAAGLDDGTGTPPAPETSALQDRSADERLRVKREQLRLAQEAGGIGVFTLDIPTNLMTMTPEFCRLYGVPIMDTVPATVIEALALEEDRHRVSNARTRAAGQVLPSVEYRIRRPDTGEVRWIHRRASLVYDAAGKPVQFIGIAQDVTEQQQAEEALRSANERVQLALNTEVMIGTWVWDVPDNRVVTDERFAHSFSLDPKQAREGLPIDQFLASVHPEDRPGMEAAVARALKVGGSYRAEYRVRRSDGVHRWVEASGHCVLSPQGTPLRFPGVLVDIDARKRAELRQAALLEMADRLREASSPDAAAQLAMEVVGRMLGVPRAGYGTVDAVRGLVLMHPNWVASPDVARVEGVHRFHDYGVFLEDLLKGEMVAIPDVREDPRTAPQAATLEQVGIRALFNIPLLEHGRFVAVLFLHDVRPRRWTEEEIELSRSVADRVWATLSRLKALAELKRANETLEQRVAQRTQERDRVWNVSQDLLVVGSLAEGKFLSVNPAWTRMLGWTEEELLGRTSEWLERPDDYSRTRDEVSRLAGGNPTLNFESSYRCKHGGYRRISWTAVPVPEDGVLYASGRDVTEQRQTEDQLRQAQKMEAVGKLTGGVAHDFNNLLQVVGGNLQLLQRDLAGNERGLQRVRSALGAVERGARLSGQLLAFSRRQPLEPRSLSMGRLLRGMDDLLRRALGEDVEVETVISGGLWNTLADPHQLENVILNLAINARDAMRGSGKLTLELSNASLDDHYAQAHPDVLAGPYVLLAVSDTGGGMTPEVLERAFEPFFTTKQEGRGTGLGLSMVYGFVKQSGGHVKLYSEPGHGTTVKVYLPRAFQPEAPVTEVVTGPVEGGRETILAVEDDADVRATVVELLTELGYRVLRAVDGQSALSILQSGVAVDLLFTDVVMPGPVRSPELARQAKALQPDIEVLFTSGYTENAIVHGGRLDPGVSLLSKPYRREDLARKVRTLLDQRQQRLLTPKLQWPERGLEPKEPATAAQESARRMHVLLVEDDEDIRASASELLGLLGHAVMPVASAEEARVALAAEPFDVLFTDVTLPGMSGVDLAREVSLRKPAMRIIIASGHGRAALDGDPQQWLGVVVLPKPYALPQIQQALAQVAATAR from the coding sequence ATGAGCGTGCCCCCTTCCGACACCGAACAGGCCCTGAGGGCCGAGGTCGAACGTCTGCGGCTCCGCCTGCGCGCCGCGGGGCTGGATGACGGAACCGGCACTCCTCCCGCTCCGGAGACGTCGGCGCTCCAGGACCGGAGCGCCGACGAGCGGCTGCGCGTGAAGCGCGAACAATTGCGGCTGGCGCAGGAGGCGGGCGGCATCGGGGTGTTCACGCTGGACATCCCCACCAACCTCATGACGATGACGCCGGAGTTCTGCCGGCTGTACGGCGTGCCCATCATGGACACCGTGCCCGCGACCGTCATCGAGGCGCTCGCGCTGGAGGAGGACCGGCACCGCGTGTCCAACGCGCGCACGCGGGCCGCGGGGCAGGTCCTGCCGTCCGTGGAGTACCGCATCCGCCGGCCGGACACCGGGGAGGTGCGGTGGATCCACCGGCGCGCGTCGCTGGTGTACGACGCGGCCGGCAAGCCGGTGCAATTCATTGGCATCGCCCAGGACGTCACCGAGCAACAGCAGGCTGAAGAAGCGCTGCGATCCGCGAACGAGCGCGTGCAGCTGGCGCTGAACACCGAGGTGATGATTGGCACCTGGGTGTGGGACGTGCCCGACAACCGCGTCGTCACGGACGAGCGCTTCGCGCACTCCTTCTCGCTGGACCCGAAGCAGGCGCGAGAGGGATTGCCCATTGATCAATTCCTGGCATCCGTGCACCCGGAGGACCGGCCCGGCATGGAGGCCGCCGTCGCCCGCGCGCTGAAGGTGGGCGGTTCGTACCGCGCCGAGTACCGCGTGCGCCGCTCCGACGGCGTGCACCGGTGGGTGGAGGCCAGCGGCCACTGCGTCCTCTCCCCGCAGGGCACGCCGCTGCGCTTTCCCGGCGTGCTGGTGGACATCGACGCGCGCAAGCGGGCGGAGCTGCGGCAGGCGGCGCTGCTGGAGATGGCGGACCGGCTGCGCGAGGCCTCGTCGCCGGATGCCGCCGCGCAGCTCGCGATGGAGGTGGTGGGACGGATGCTGGGCGTGCCGCGCGCGGGCTACGGCACGGTGGACGCGGTGCGCGGGCTGGTGCTGATGCACCCGAACTGGGTGGCCTCGCCGGACGTGGCGCGCGTGGAGGGCGTGCACCGCTTCCACGACTACGGCGTGTTCCTGGAGGACCTCCTGAAGGGCGAGATGGTGGCCATCCCGGACGTGCGGGAGGACCCGCGCACGGCGCCCCAGGCGGCCACGCTGGAGCAGGTGGGCATCCGGGCGCTGTTCAACATCCCGCTGCTGGAGCACGGCCGGTTCGTGGCGGTGCTGTTCCTGCACGACGTGCGGCCGCGCCGGTGGACGGAGGAGGAGATCGAGCTGTCGCGCAGCGTGGCGGACCGCGTGTGGGCGACGCTGTCCCGGCTCAAGGCGCTGGCGGAGCTGAAGCGGGCCAACGAGACGCTGGAGCAGCGCGTGGCCCAGCGCACGCAGGAGCGGGACCGCGTGTGGAACGTGTCCCAGGACCTGCTGGTGGTGGGTAGCCTGGCGGAGGGGAAGTTCCTCAGCGTCAACCCGGCCTGGACGCGGATGCTGGGATGGACGGAGGAGGAGCTGCTGGGCCGCACGTCGGAGTGGCTGGAGCGCCCGGACGACTACTCGCGCACGCGCGACGAGGTGTCCCGCCTGGCGGGAGGAAATCCCACGCTGAACTTCGAGAGTTCCTATCGCTGCAAGCACGGCGGCTACCGGCGCATCTCCTGGACGGCGGTGCCGGTGCCGGAGGACGGCGTGCTGTACGCCAGCGGGCGCGACGTCACCGAGCAGCGGCAGACGGAGGACCAGCTTCGGCAGGCGCAGAAGATGGAGGCGGTGGGCAAGCTCACGGGCGGCGTGGCGCACGACTTCAACAACCTGCTCCAGGTGGTGGGCGGCAACCTCCAGCTGCTCCAGCGCGACCTGGCGGGCAACGAGCGGGGCTTGCAGCGGGTGCGCTCGGCGCTGGGGGCGGTGGAGCGCGGGGCCCGGCTGTCCGGGCAGTTGCTGGCGTTCTCGCGGCGGCAGCCGCTGGAGCCGCGCTCGCTGAGCATGGGCCGGCTGCTGCGCGGCATGGACGACCTCTTGCGCCGCGCGCTGGGCGAGGACGTGGAGGTGGAGACGGTCATCAGCGGCGGGCTGTGGAACACGCTGGCGGATCCGCACCAGTTGGAGAACGTCATCCTCAACCTGGCCATCAACGCGCGCGACGCGATGCGGGGCAGCGGGAAGCTGACGCTGGAGCTGAGCAACGCGTCGCTGGACGACCACTACGCGCAGGCGCACCCGGACGTGCTGGCGGGGCCGTACGTGCTGCTGGCGGTGTCGGACACGGGCGGCGGCATGACGCCGGAGGTGCTGGAGCGCGCGTTCGAGCCCTTCTTCACGACGAAGCAGGAGGGCCGGGGGACGGGGCTGGGGCTGAGCATGGTGTACGGCTTCGTGAAGCAGTCCGGCGGGCACGTGAAGCTCTACAGCGAGCCGGGGCACGGCACGACGGTGAAGGTGTACCTGCCGCGCGCGTTCCAGCCGGAGGCTCCGGTGACGGAGGTGGTGACGGGGCCGGTGGAAGGCGGGCGGGAGACCATCCTCGCGGTGGAGGACGACGCGGACGTGCGCGCGACGGTGGTGGAGCTCCTGACGGAGCTGGGCTACCGGGTGCTGCGCGCGGTGGACGGGCAGAGCGCGCTGTCCATCCTCCAGAGCGGCGTGGCGGTGGACCTGCTCTTCACGGACGTGGTGATGCCGGGGCCGGTGCGCAGCCCGGAGCTGGCGCGGCAGGCGAAGGCGCTTCAACCGGACATCGAGGTGCTCTTCACGTCGGGCTACACGGAGAACGCCATCGTGCACGGCGGTCGGCTGGACCCGGGCGTGAGCCTCTTGTCCAAGCCGTACCGGCGCGAGGACCTGGCGCGCAAGGTGCGGACGCTGCTGGACCAGCGGCAGCAGCGGCTCTTGACGCCGAAGCTCCAGTGGCCGGAGCGCGGCTTGGAGCCGAAGGAACCGGCGACGGCGGCGCAGGAGTCCGCGCGGCGGATGCATGTGCTGCTGGTGGAGGACGACGAGGACATCCGCGCGTCCGCCAGCGAGCTGCTGGGCTTGCTGGGGCACGCGGTGATGCCGGTGGCGAGCGCGGAGGAGGCGCGGGTGGCGCTGGCGGCGGAGCCGTTCGACGTGCTGTTCACGGACGTGACGCTGCCGGGCATGTCCGGCGTGGACCTGGCGCGCGAGGTGTCGCTGCGAAAGCCCGCCATGCGCATCATCATCGCGTCCGGCCACGGCCGCGCGGCGCTGGACGGGGATCCGCAGCAGTGGCTGGGCGTGGTGGTGCTGCCCAAGCCCTACGCACTGCCGCAGATCCAACAGGCCCTGGCCCAGGTGGCCGCGACGGCGCGCTGA
- a CDS encoding MDR family MFS transporter: MPETVADTALDSHAAPASERFSRSQKAFTLAGALLGLLLAALDQTIVATAGPTIQADLHIAPEHYPWLTTAYLVASTMMVPVWGKLSDLLGRRAVLVAGIAVFLTGSFLCGASRSTLVLILCRAVQGLGSAALFTGSLAVVADLFPPRDRGKYQGLFGAVFGLSSVIGPLAGGFITDALGWHWVFFINLPVGAVALALIFLRMPPLKPEGLHGGKLDLPGAVALAVGVVPLLLALSLGHGEATPRAGGFAWGSAPILGLFALSAVGLGLFVWRERHAKEPLLEPSLFRLRAFSAGNAAVFIIGAVFLASVTFLPLFMVNVVGLSATHSGLTLTPLTLGVVAGNVLSGQLVSRMGRYKALMVGALLFLMGGFAVMAFTLTPDSSQAEVTVKMVLVGLGLGPSIPLYTVAVQNSVPPQRIGVATSATTFFRQLGMTVGVALLGTVFAGTLGREMQSRTQQAVHGLRPDVRQELRASAPGGLGGEGAPQGQQFQPEQVKAKLREGFEEERRQALQEGPEARARVDADEARALSTVDRVERALKESFTRATMAVYRFAIFVALAALFVTLLLPELPLRQGGPRKAPAES, translated from the coding sequence ATGCCTGAGACCGTCGCCGACACCGCCCTGGACTCCCACGCCGCGCCGGCGTCCGAGCGGTTCAGCCGCTCCCAGAAGGCCTTCACGCTGGCGGGAGCGCTGCTGGGATTGCTGCTGGCGGCGCTGGACCAGACCATCGTCGCCACGGCGGGGCCCACCATCCAGGCGGACCTGCACATCGCGCCGGAGCACTACCCGTGGCTCACCACCGCGTACCTGGTGGCCTCCACGATGATGGTGCCCGTGTGGGGCAAGCTGTCGGACCTGCTGGGCCGGCGCGCGGTGCTGGTGGCGGGCATCGCCGTGTTCCTCACCGGCAGCTTCCTGTGCGGCGCGTCCCGCTCCACGCTGGTGCTCATCCTCTGCCGCGCGGTGCAGGGGCTGGGCAGCGCGGCCCTCTTCACCGGCTCCCTGGCGGTGGTGGCGGACCTGTTCCCGCCGCGCGACCGGGGCAAGTACCAGGGCCTGTTCGGCGCGGTGTTCGGCCTGTCCAGCGTCATTGGCCCGCTGGCTGGCGGCTTCATCACCGACGCGCTGGGCTGGCACTGGGTGTTCTTCATCAACCTGCCGGTGGGCGCGGTCGCGCTGGCGCTCATCTTCCTGCGCATGCCGCCGCTCAAGCCGGAGGGCCTGCACGGCGGGAAGCTGGACCTGCCGGGCGCGGTGGCGCTGGCGGTGGGCGTGGTGCCGCTGCTGCTCGCGCTCAGCCTGGGCCATGGCGAGGCGACGCCCCGGGCGGGAGGGTTCGCGTGGGGCTCCGCGCCCATCCTGGGGCTGTTCGCGCTGTCGGCGGTGGGGCTGGGGCTCTTCGTGTGGCGGGAGCGCCATGCGAAGGAGCCGCTGCTGGAGCCTTCGCTCTTCCGCCTGCGCGCGTTCTCCGCGGGCAACGCGGCGGTGTTCATCATTGGCGCGGTGTTCCTGGCGTCCGTCACCTTCCTGCCGCTGTTCATGGTGAACGTGGTGGGGCTGTCCGCGACGCACTCCGGGCTGACGCTCACGCCGCTGACGCTGGGCGTGGTGGCGGGCAACGTGCTGTCCGGGCAACTGGTGTCGCGGATGGGCCGCTACAAGGCGCTGATGGTGGGGGCGCTGTTGTTCCTGATGGGCGGCTTCGCGGTGATGGCCTTCACGCTGACGCCCGACTCCAGCCAGGCCGAGGTCACGGTGAAGATGGTGCTGGTGGGCCTGGGCCTGGGGCCGTCCATCCCGCTCTACACCGTGGCGGTGCAGAACTCCGTGCCGCCGCAGCGCATTGGCGTGGCCACGTCCGCGACGACGTTCTTCCGGCAGTTGGGCATGACGGTGGGCGTGGCGCTGCTGGGCACCGTGTTCGCGGGCACGCTGGGCCGGGAGATGCAATCGCGCACGCAGCAGGCCGTGCATGGGCTGCGCCCGGACGTGCGTCAGGAATTGCGCGCGTCCGCGCCGGGAGGCCTGGGCGGCGAGGGCGCGCCGCAGGGCCAGCAGTTCCAGCCGGAGCAGGTGAAGGCGAAGCTGCGGGAGGGCTTCGAGGAGGAGCGGCGTCAGGCTCTACAAGAAGGCCCCGAGGCCCGCGCGCGCGTGGACGCGGACGAGGCCCGCGCGCTGTCCACCGTGGACCGCGTGGAGCGCGCGCTCAAGGAATCCTTCACCCGCGCGACGATGGCGGTGTACCGCTTCGCCATCTTCGTCGCGCTGGCGGCCCTGTTCGTCACGCTGCTGCTCCCGGAGCTGCCGCTCCGCCAGGGCGGGCCGCGCAAGGCCCCCGCGGAGTCGTAG
- a CDS encoding M20/M25/M40 family metallo-hydrolase produces MSTSAFVLPVSLALHLITAAPPQNTATAPSQDPAPKSPATSSVKAAPPAVTKLSAAQQATAAKLVGPALAEGHAYARLAELTDGVGPRLSGSESAEAAVQWALRAFKEDGVRAWKEPVKVPHWVRGEEHGEILPSERTRGLPLALLALGGSAPTPPEGITAEVVEVNSLEELAALGDKVKGRIVFFNHTMAEASDYGRFAGLRGRGPAAAAKQGAVAALVRSLATASLRSPHTGSTRFDEGGPRLPAAAVSVEDALTLHRMLQGGAVKVRLVLGCSELPEADSSNVVAEVKGREKPDEVVLLGAHLDSWDVGTGAHDDGAGVVMVMEAARLIAKLPQAPRRTVRVVLFMNEENGLRGGRAYAEAHAKELPKHVAAIEMDAGGGRPLGVSLHAGPGGEALLRPWLTPLEGLGAARFLVGHATGADLSPMEPAHVPFVGVRVDSSRYFDVHHSMADTLDKVDPQDLSRSTAAVTWMAYALAEAPGTLARPTAPESDTPPPPKK; encoded by the coding sequence GTGTCCACGTCCGCCTTCGTCCTGCCCGTCTCGCTAGCCCTGCACCTCATCACCGCGGCTCCTCCCCAGAACACCGCCACCGCGCCCTCCCAGGACCCCGCGCCGAAGTCGCCGGCCACGTCGTCGGTGAAGGCGGCGCCCCCGGCCGTGACGAAGCTGAGCGCCGCGCAGCAGGCCACGGCGGCGAAGCTGGTGGGGCCCGCGCTCGCGGAAGGCCATGCGTACGCGCGGCTGGCGGAGCTGACGGACGGGGTGGGGCCGCGCCTGTCCGGCTCCGAGTCCGCGGAGGCCGCGGTGCAGTGGGCCCTGCGCGCCTTCAAGGAGGACGGGGTGCGGGCGTGGAAGGAGCCGGTGAAGGTGCCGCACTGGGTGCGCGGCGAGGAGCACGGCGAAATCCTCCCGTCCGAGCGCACGCGCGGCCTGCCCCTGGCGCTCCTGGCCCTGGGCGGCAGCGCGCCCACGCCGCCGGAGGGCATCACGGCGGAGGTGGTGGAGGTGAACTCCCTGGAGGAGCTGGCGGCGCTGGGTGACAAGGTGAAGGGCCGCATCGTGTTCTTCAACCACACCATGGCGGAGGCTTCGGACTACGGCCGCTTCGCGGGGCTGCGCGGACGCGGGCCCGCGGCGGCGGCGAAGCAGGGCGCGGTGGCCGCGCTGGTGCGCTCGCTGGCCACGGCGTCGCTGCGCTCACCGCACACGGGGTCCACGCGCTTCGACGAAGGCGGCCCGCGCCTGCCCGCGGCGGCGGTGTCGGTGGAGGACGCGCTCACGCTGCACCGGATGCTCCAGGGCGGGGCGGTGAAGGTGCGGCTGGTGCTGGGGTGCTCGGAGCTGCCGGAGGCGGACTCGTCCAACGTGGTGGCGGAGGTGAAGGGCCGTGAGAAGCCGGACGAGGTGGTGCTCCTGGGCGCGCACCTGGACTCGTGGGACGTGGGCACGGGCGCGCACGACGACGGCGCGGGCGTGGTGATGGTGATGGAGGCCGCGCGGCTCATCGCGAAGCTGCCCCAGGCGCCCCGGCGCACGGTGCGCGTGGTGCTGTTCATGAACGAGGAGAACGGCCTGCGCGGAGGCCGCGCGTACGCGGAGGCGCACGCGAAGGAGCTGCCGAAGCACGTGGCCGCCATCGAGATGGACGCGGGCGGCGGGCGCCCCCTGGGCGTGAGCCTGCACGCGGGCCCGGGCGGTGAGGCGCTCCTGCGGCCGTGGCTGACGCCGCTGGAGGGGCTGGGCGCGGCGCGGTTCCTGGTGGGGCACGCGACGGGCGCGGACCTGAGCCCCATGGAGCCCGCGCACGTGCCCTTCGTGGGCGTGCGCGTGGACAGCAGCCGCTACTTCGACGTGCACCACTCCATGGCGGACACGCTGGACAAGGTGGACCCGCAGGACCTGTCGCGCAGCACCGCGGCGGTGACGTGGATGGCGTACGCGCTGGCGGAGGCACCGGGCACGCTCGCGCGCCCCACCGCGCCGGAGTCGGACACGCCTCCGCCGCCGAAGAAGTAG